The Pseudomonas sp. MH9.2 genomic interval AAGCGAAACTCATGCCTAGCGGGGTCCCTGCCAGAGCCAACATGCGACCCAACTGGCCGCCACCGATTACACCGATCTTCATGGAAAAACCTCAGGCGTCGCGTGGGTCTGGATTGTCCAGGACGCTGTCTGTCTGCTCAGCGCGGAATTTCTTCAGCACTGCATGGAATTGCGGGTGCTTGGCGCCGAGGATACTGGCCGACAACAATGCGGCGTTGATTGCGCCCGCTTTGCCGATAGCCAAGGTCGCCACAGGAATCCCGGCAGGCATCTGCACGATAGAGAGCAGGGAATCAACGCCCGACAACATCGACGACTGTACGGGCACGCCCAGCACGGGCAGATGAGTCTTGGCCGCACACATGCCTGGCAAATGAGCCGCACCGCCAGCACCGGCAATGATCACTTCAATGCCACGGGCTTCAGCCTGTTCGGCGTACTGGAACAGCAAATCCGGCGTCCGGTGGGCTGACACCACTTTGACTTCGTAAGGGATGCCTAGCTTTTCCAGCATATCGGCGGTGTGGCTAAGGGTGGACCAATCGGACTTGGAGCCCATGATCACGCCAACCAGTGCGCTCATCGTCGTGCCTCTTCTATTGGACGCCCGCAGGCGCGTCAAAAAACAAACAAGCCACGCGGGAGAACCGGCGTGGCTTGCTGTACGAATTATGGCCGGTCGAACCGGCCAAAGGCCGCGCAGTATACCGTAAAGCACAGGGAAGACAGCCCCCTTGGTGACCATCTGTCCGCAGGGCCCTGGCGAGGTCTGCACACGGCACCCGCGACCGAAATCCTTCATGGCAAAAGGTCCTACATCTTCTGTACGCAACTTACTACTTTAGGTGACGCCAACAGCAACTAACAAATCGCAACCGTTTCGGCTTAGCTGCTTTCATGTCTGAAGCAAACACAGTTCCGGGCAGACCCCGTCATCCAGTACGGACATTAATCAACGAAAACTATCGCCATCGAGATCGCCCATGCTCATTCATTTAAGAACACTCGCTTTAACACTAAGCACCCTGCTTACGATCATCATTCCACCGGCTTCCGCTGATGAGAAATTCACGAAAACTCCGCTCTACTTCTATGTATTTCTGCACGACGATATCCCACAAGCTGAACGCGAAAATATCGCTAAAGACTACTTCTCGTGGCTGCGCAAGGACCTTGAAAGCTTCACCCGGCGCAGGGTGTACATAGACTTCATACAGAACGTCGCGCCCATAACCCAATACCCGTATCAAGGTGAAAACCTGACAAAAATACTGGACGGCTGGCAACGAGAAGTGAATGACTACATCGACAAAAACAATCTGCCCATGAACAGCAGAACCAAGTATTTGCTGTTAACACACGAAAAAATAAACGGGATGACTT includes:
- the purE gene encoding 5-(carboxyamino)imidazole ribonucleotide mutase, with product MSALVGVIMGSKSDWSTLSHTADMLEKLGIPYEVKVVSAHRTPDLLFQYAEQAEARGIEVIIAGAGGAAHLPGMCAAKTHLPVLGVPVQSSMLSGVDSLLSIVQMPAGIPVATLAIGKAGAINAALLSASILGAKHPQFHAVLKKFRAEQTDSVLDNPDPRDA